The genomic region CGCCGTACGGGACCTGGCGCGCCCGCAGATCGCCCTGTACGTCGGCGGCATGGGCGCCGTCGGCAAGAACTTCTACAACGACCTCGCCGTGGCCTACGGCTACGAGCGGGAAGCGAAGAAGATCCAGGAGCTGTACCTCTCGGGGCGCAAGCGCGACGCCGCGGCCGCCGTCCCGGACGAGTTCTGCGAGCTGATGACGCTGTGCGGGCCCGAGGGCTACGTACGCGAGCGTGTCGAGGCCTTCCGCGAGGCGGGCGTCACGATGCTCAACGTCACGCCCGTCGGTCCCGAGCCGGCCCGGCTGATCGAAACCGTCAAGAACTGGCTTTAAGGAGCCCCTGATGCAACGCCGGATCTTCGACGCCGACCACGAGGCGTTCCGCGAGACCGTCCGCACCTTCCTCACCAAGGAGGTGCTGCCGTACTACGAACAGTGGGAGAAGGACGGCATCGTCAGCCGCGAGGCCTGGCGGGCCGCCGGCCGGCAGGGGCTGCTGGGCCTGGCCGTCCCGGAGGAGTACGGGGGCGGCGGGAACACCGACTTCCGCTACGCGGCCGTGATCGCCGAGGAGTTCACCAGGGCCGGCGCCCCCGGGCTCGCGATCGGCCTGCACAACGACATCATCGGGCCCTACCTGACCTCGCTGGCCACCGAGGAGCAGAAGCGCCGCTGGCTGCCGGGATTCTGTTCCGGGGAGACCATCACCGCCATCGCGATGACCGAGCCGGGCGCGGGCTCCGACCTCCAGGGGATCCGCACCAGCGCCGAGGACCGCGGCGACCACTGGGTGCTCAACGGCTCCAAGACCTTCATCTCCAACGGCATCCTCGCCGACCTGGTCATCGTGGTCGCCAAGACCACCCCCGAGGGCGGTGCGCACGGCCTGTCGCTGCTGGTCGTCGAGCGCGGCGCGGACGGTTTCGAGCGCGGCCGCAACCTCGACAAGATCGGCCAGAAGGCGCAGGACACCGCCGAGCTGTTCTTCCACGACGTCCGCGTTCCCAAGGAGAACCTGCTCGGCGAGCTGAACGGCGCCTTCGTCCACCTGATGACCAATCTCGCGCAGGAGCGGATGGGCATCGCGATGGCCGGCATCGCGGCCGCCGAGTACCTGCTGGAGATCACCACCCAGTACGTCAAGGAGCGCGAGGCCTTCGGCCGGCCGCTGTCCAAGCTCCAGCACATCCGGTTCGAGATAGCGGAGATGGCCACCGAGTGCGCGGTCACCCGTACGTTCCTCGACCGCTGCATCACCGACCACGCGAACGGCGAGCTGGACCACGTACACGCCTCGATGGCCAAGTGGTGGGCCACCGAGCTGCAGAAGCGCGTCGCCGACCGCTGCCTGCAACTCCACGGCGGATACGGATACATGACCGAATACCGGGTCGCGCGGGCCTTCACCGACGGCCGCATCCAGACCATCTACGGCGGCACGACCGAGATCATGAAAGAGATCATCGGCCGCTCCCTCCTCGGCTAACGCTCAGACCTCCCCGAAAGGCTTGACCAGTGAGCACCGAAGCTTACGTATACGACGCGATCCGCACCCCGCGCGGCCGAGGCAAGGCCAACGGCGCCCTGCACGGCACCAAGCCGATCGACCTGGTGGTCGGCCTCATCCACGCCCTGCGTGAGCGCAACCCGGGGCTGGACCCGGCCACCATCGACGACATCGTGCTCGGCGTCGTCGGCCCGGTCGGCGACCAGGGCTCCGACATCGCCCGGATCGCGGCCATCGCGGCCGGCCTCCCGGACACCGTCGCCGGTGTGCAGGAGAACCGCTTCTGCGCCTCCGGCCTGGAAGCCGTCAACATGGCCGCCGCCAAGGTCCGCTCCGGCTGGGAGGACCTGGTCCTCGCCGGCGGTGTGGAGTCCATGTCCCGCGTCCCGATGGCCTCCGACGGCGGCGCATGGTTCAACGACCCGATGACCAACTGGGACGTCAACTTCGTCCCGCAGGGCATCGGCGCCGACCTGATCGCCACCATCGAGGGCTTCTCCCGGCGCGACGTCGACGAGTACGCCGCCCTCTCCCAGGAGCGCGCCGCCGCCGCCATCAAGGACGGCCGCTTCGCCAAGTCCGTCGTCCCGGTCACCGACCGCAACGGCCTGATCGTCCTGGACCACGACGA from Streptomyces sp. NBC_00190 harbors:
- a CDS encoding acyl-CoA dehydrogenase family protein, giving the protein MQRRIFDADHEAFRETVRTFLTKEVLPYYEQWEKDGIVSREAWRAAGRQGLLGLAVPEEYGGGGNTDFRYAAVIAEEFTRAGAPGLAIGLHNDIIGPYLTSLATEEQKRRWLPGFCSGETITAIAMTEPGAGSDLQGIRTSAEDRGDHWVLNGSKTFISNGILADLVIVVAKTTPEGGAHGLSLLVVERGADGFERGRNLDKIGQKAQDTAELFFHDVRVPKENLLGELNGAFVHLMTNLAQERMGIAMAGIAAAEYLLEITTQYVKEREAFGRPLSKLQHIRFEIAEMATECAVTRTFLDRCITDHANGELDHVHASMAKWWATELQKRVADRCLQLHGGYGYMTEYRVARAFTDGRIQTIYGGTTEIMKEIIGRSLLG
- a CDS encoding acetyl-CoA C-acetyltransferase: MSTEAYVYDAIRTPRGRGKANGALHGTKPIDLVVGLIHALRERNPGLDPATIDDIVLGVVGPVGDQGSDIARIAAIAAGLPDTVAGVQENRFCASGLEAVNMAAAKVRSGWEDLVLAGGVESMSRVPMASDGGAWFNDPMTNWDVNFVPQGIGADLIATIEGFSRRDVDEYAALSQERAAAAIKDGRFAKSVVPVTDRNGLIVLDHDEFVRPGTTADTLAKLKPSFADIGELGGFDAVALQKYHWVEKIDHVHHAGNSSGIVDGASLVAIGSREAGERNGLTPRARIVSAAVSGSEPTIMLTGPAPATRKALAKAGLTIDDIDLIEINEAFAGVVLRFVKDMGVSLDKVNVNGGAIALGHPLGATGAMILGTIVDELERQDKRYGLVTLCVGGGMGVATVVERL